The sequence below is a genomic window from Lolium perenne isolate Kyuss_39 chromosome 4, Kyuss_2.0, whole genome shotgun sequence.
CTGCTGATGTGCTCTCCTGGTGGCTGATGCTGCTGTTGGATGTTGACCCATGTTTCGGTCTGTCTGTGTAAAAGACTTAAAGATTAGCTTAGTTGGCACCTGGAAACGACTCTCTATGGGTGCGCCCGTAGACCTAGTAAGTTAGATTATGTGGGCGTCGTATCTTATGAATCCGACAGACTTGCGTATCTGTGAATTTGCAAATACTTGGCCAGGTGCTACCTTAAACTTGGCCAGTAGGGCTGCCGGTTTTGCAATGAACACCTATTGCCCTGGCCCCAATCTCCCCATGGGATCCATAACATGGCGCCGACAGAGGATGATTGCTCAACCAAGGAAGCCATGCCGGCCTTCATGGTGATTCACGGCGTTGTGCGTGCAGAAGCAACCAAGGGCAGCCCTGCTTTTAGTTTTCATTGTGTGGCTGTCAATGACCTGGCAAGGCTGGAGACCAGGGAGCGGCTTCCAGCAGCAGGCAACATGGCCTCGTCATCCGGCTTCTGTAGGAAAACCATCAAAATCATACTAGTAACACGATAAGTTTCTGCCACTAGGCTGAGATATACAAGGAAGACGACGCTGGACAAACGCTCGTCCCCGTGTATCGCTCCCTAGGGCGACACCGGGGCCGATCCAATCGTGCCGCCGCCAAGACTCCCGCACCGCCTGCCTCTCTCGCCGCCGCCGGCCCTTGCCGCGGTGGTTGTGTCTGACAATGGTCGTgtcgaaggcattgttttgagagtgggaacTATCTCCTGGatcaaaacctaagatcttttgatTTTCGGGCGATGACGACGTTTGTGcaatgtttccttcttggaggcgtcgcttgtgGAGAGACtggatttcaggtgttgtcttggtggtgattGTAATGTTGTTGCTAGGACTAGAGTACCATAGCGGGActtttttttcttagtttttcttttcttttttagctGTGTGTATTCGTACTACCATTAggatattgcgttgttgcagacgctaggtgtaattgatatctatcgatattaatatattccctttatcgaaaaagaaGTTTCTGCCACTAGGGCAGTTCTTTTTAGACTCATGCATTGGCTCAAAAGAACAAGCAAACCCCAAAAAAATGATATTATAATAACACTGATCAGGCTCCAGGGGTTAGTTAGACTCAAAAGATCGATCAAGTAACAAACACGTAAATTTGGTGTAGAGTAGCATAGCTCAATCGGCCGGCCCTCCTCTGCCTTTTATATTGCTCATGTCTTGCGTTACAAGGTTACAAGAGATAGATACAGATATATAACAACTAACAGCTACGGTTAGGATACTAATCAGCTAACGTGCTAACAAACACGTtttaacaccctccctcaatctcagCCACTTTCAATAAGGTTGAGATTGCGCCTACAAGCATGAAAAGCTGGTAAAGGAAGAGGCTTAGTGAAGATATCTGCAATTTGATCCTTGGATGAAATAAATCGAATCTGGAGCAACTTCTGAGCAACCCTTTCTCTGACAAAATGAAAATCCACCTCAATGTGTTTTGTCCGTGTTGGATGACAAATATGTAGCTCCAAGATTGTCACACCACAGAACAGGAGAGAGATCTTGCATGATTCCAAGTTCCTTAAGAACCGACTGTACCCAAATTATCTCAGCTGTGGCATTGGCAAGCGCTTTATATTCAGACTCAGTACTTGATCGAGAAACAGTGGCTTGTTTTCTTGCACTCCAGGCGATCAAATTACCACCAAAGAAGATAGCATAGCCCCCCGTTGATCGCCGATCATCAGAATCTCCTGCCCAATCTGCATCAGAAAAGGCAGACAACAATCTGGCAGGAGAAGGACACAAATTGAGTCCTTGAGAGACTGTCAACTGAACATAGCGCAGAATCCTCTTGACCACAGCCCAATGAGTATCTCTAGGTTCATGGAGGAGCTGACAAACCCTGTTAACTGCATAAGACAAATCTGGTCTAGTCACAGTGAGATATTGCAGACCACCAACCACACTGCGATATTGAGTGGCATCATCAGATAAAAGGGGAATCCCAACCGAGGAGCTCAAAGGGTCAGTCACAGTCATGGAGTGTTGGCTGGTTGGCACTTCTGCATACCAGCACGTCGAAGGAGTTCATGTGCATACTTCCGCTGAGTGAGAACAAGACCACCAGACGGCTGACAGAGCACCTCTATCCCAAGAAAGAAATGCAAGGGACCCAGATCTTTGACTGCAAAATCAGACTGTAATGCTGCAATAAGCTGAACACTAGCATTAGAGAATGTGCTGACCACTATGATATCATCCACATAGACAAGAAGATAAATTGTACCATCAACCCGCT
It includes:
- the LOC127328495 gene encoding secreted RxLR effector protein 161-like, translating into MTVTDPLSSSVGIPLLSDDATQYRSVVGGLQYLTVTRPDLSYAVNRVCQLLHEPRDTHWAVVKRILRYVQLTVSQGLNLCPSPARLLSAFSDADWAGDSDDRRSTGGYAIFFGGNLIAWSARKQATVSRSSTESEYKALANATAEIIWKPDDEAMLPAAGSRSLVSSLARSLTATQ